The following are encoded in a window of Candidatus Obscuribacterales bacterium genomic DNA:
- a CDS encoding protein kinase yields the protein MKMQTPWVNDWDELEEIGRGGQGVVTKVRSRSTGKLAVLKRIVDKWRFDEQARARLRQEGETLAKLKRFGAKVPELYESFIDHNDAEPFLIMEYILGDRFDSWLNSSAPTTPQTAVKITLQITRTIELCHKLDVGHRDLKPTNIILKDGNINHPYILDFGISFDSRQTVALTEEGEMFWNEFIMLPECQDLAGGHRDLRSDITALAGIFFTCLTAKPPIMLRSAEEQPPHERHEKLLCD from the coding sequence ATGAAAATGCAAACTCCTTGGGTCAACGATTGGGATGAATTAGAGGAAATTGGACGCGGGGGACAAGGCGTGGTTACCAAGGTGAGAAGCCGCAGCACTGGGAAACTAGCTGTCCTCAAGAGGATAGTAGATAAATGGCGTTTCGATGAGCAGGCTAGGGCTAGGCTGCGTCAAGAGGGTGAAACTTTAGCAAAACTTAAAAGATTTGGGGCAAAAGTTCCTGAACTATATGAATCGTTTATTGATCATAACGACGCGGAGCCCTTTCTAATAATGGAATATATTTTGGGAGATCGTTTTGACTCATGGCTCAATAGTTCTGCACCCACAACACCGCAGACCGCAGTTAAAATAACACTACAAATAACGAGAACGATAGAATTGTGCCACAAGCTTGATGTTGGGCATCGGGACCTGAAGCCTACAAATATAATTCTTAAGGATGGGAACATAAACCATCCCTATATTTTGGATTTTGGCATATCATTTGACTCAAGGCAGACTGTAGCGCTCACCGAAGAAGGGGAGATGTTTTGGAATGAGTTTATAATGCTGCCGGAGTGTCAGGATTTGGCAGGTGGGCACCGAGATTTAAGGTCCGATATTACCGCTCTGGCTGGCATATTTTTTACATGCCTTACAGCAAAGCCCCCAATCATGTTGCGCAGCGCAGAAGAGCAACCGCCACATGAGCGTCATGAAAAGCTTTTATGCGAC